One genomic region from Evansella sp. LMS18 encodes:
- a CDS encoding CAP domain-containing protein — protein sequence MLYICFVLLFLAAACNTATDEENARHYGYTYNNNQYPNEGEINRFEMGDDNHLRHYTNNISAESTDTPSSKYPHTKAVQIQEAKFDFQVVKGDDGKRYGGGEQGGANAEQRQGLMNRIRQGIGGGQGGEGGAGGDAGEQQQPGQQQDRAAPDQQQGAPVTDQDQQERQQEQQEQQQEQPSGGISQAEQRVIELTNEQRRNNGLSELEAHGQLSNVARTKSNDMQENNYFSHTSPTYGSPFDMIRDHDVEFNAAAENIAQGQQTPEQVVESWMNSEGHRGNILNGNFTHIGVGYDENGHHWTQMFITQ from the coding sequence ATGTTATATATATGTTTTGTATTATTATTCCTTGCAGCCGCTTGTAATACAGCAACTGATGAGGAAAATGCAAGACATTATGGTTATACCTATAACAACAACCAGTATCCTAACGAGGGTGAGATTAACCGGTTTGAGATGGGTGATGACAATCATCTCCGCCACTACACTAACAACATTTCTGCTGAAAGTACCGACACACCAAGCAGTAAGTATCCACATACGAAAGCTGTGCAAATCCAGGAAGCTAAATTTGACTTCCAGGTAGTCAAGGGTGATGATGGCAAGCGTTATGGAGGTGGAGAGCAAGGCGGAGCTAATGCTGAACAACGCCAAGGTCTTATGAACCGTATCCGACAGGGAATCGGCGGAGGCCAGGGAGGCGAAGGAGGAGCCGGCGGAGATGCAGGTGAACAGCAGCAGCCGGGACAACAGCAGGATAGAGCTGCTCCGGATCAGCAGCAAGGTGCACCTGTGACCGATCAGGATCAACAGGAACGACAACAGGAACAGCAGGAGCAACAGCAGGAACAGCCAAGCGGCGGAATAAGCCAGGCGGAACAGCGTGTGATTGAATTAACAAATGAACAGCGCCGCAACAATGGATTGTCAGAGCTTGAGGCACACGGGCAGTTAAGCAATGTGGCAAGGACGAAATCCAATGACATGCAGGAAAACAATTATTTTTCCCATACAAGTCCAACATATGGGTCGCCATTCGATATGATCCGCGACCATGATGTGGAATTTAATGCGGCAGCGGAAAATATCGCTCAGGGGCAGCAGACGCCGGAGCAGGTGGTGGAATCGTGGATGAACAGTGAGGGTCACCGTGGGAACATACTTAACGGGAACTTTACTCATATTGGGGTAGGGTATGACGAAAATGGCCACCACTGGACGCAAATGTTTATAACTCAGTAA